Proteins co-encoded in one Bremerella sp. TYQ1 genomic window:
- a CDS encoding sulfatase-like hydrolase/transferase, whose translation MRRALVLVVDGWGAGFLGCYGNSWLDTPALDHWACQSVLFEQCVSECPDPLTLYPHLFGGSHPVGAIQPGGLMSALADAEIPVHLLSDDPRLAELRDTTPLASVETFPEVAEVAASSPEETTLARFASVLLDWLEEPAREEVIWAHARGMLGPWDAPYSFRQDLADEEDPAPPEIVQPPFERENREFDSDHILGITQAYAGQVTVLDMLLGELLATIEELPEEEQPLVVLTSTGGYPLGLHGQIGRDDESTVRLYSDTLHVPLMIRQPGAKEGLTRCQGIARLGDILPTIVETFGLQNASEEGLNLLTVRLGESREFVLSGFADQRCFRSKHWSLRYHLPDLETPLEEIDTFQIATELFVKPDDRWEVNNVADRCKNIAEVGLNTALAIEKAYRDGSPLPEIPDELKEAV comes from the coding sequence GTGCGTCGCGCACTTGTTCTCGTTGTCGATGGCTGGGGAGCCGGGTTTCTCGGTTGCTATGGAAATTCGTGGCTCGATACGCCGGCGCTCGATCATTGGGCGTGTCAGTCGGTGCTGTTCGAGCAATGCGTGTCGGAATGCCCCGATCCGTTGACCCTGTATCCGCACCTGTTTGGCGGTTCGCATCCCGTGGGTGCCATCCAGCCGGGCGGATTGATGAGTGCGCTTGCCGACGCCGAAATCCCTGTCCATTTGCTTTCGGACGATCCGCGTCTGGCCGAACTTCGCGACACGACTCCTTTGGCTTCGGTCGAGACGTTTCCCGAAGTTGCGGAAGTAGCGGCAAGCTCGCCGGAAGAAACAACCCTGGCTCGTTTCGCGAGCGTGCTTTTGGATTGGCTGGAAGAGCCTGCCCGGGAAGAAGTGATCTGGGCTCATGCCCGCGGCATGCTAGGCCCCTGGGATGCCCCCTACAGTTTTCGGCAAGATCTAGCCGACGAAGAAGATCCCGCCCCGCCGGAGATCGTTCAGCCTCCGTTTGAACGAGAAAATCGAGAATTCGATTCCGATCATATCCTGGGAATCACTCAGGCGTATGCCGGCCAGGTAACGGTTCTCGATATGCTGCTCGGCGAACTATTAGCCACCATCGAAGAGCTTCCCGAAGAGGAACAACCGCTGGTCGTGCTGACATCCACCGGAGGCTACCCCCTGGGGCTCCATGGACAGATTGGCCGCGACGACGAATCGACCGTCCGGCTTTACAGCGACACGCTGCATGTCCCGCTGATGATTCGCCAGCCCGGCGCCAAAGAGGGACTCACACGCTGCCAAGGGATCGCACGGCTTGGCGATATTTTACCGACCATCGTCGAAACGTTCGGCCTACAGAACGCGTCAGAGGAAGGCTTGAATCTGCTGACTGTTCGGTTAGGAGAATCACGCGAGTTTGTACTCTCCGGGTTCGCCGATCAGCGTTGTTTTCGATCGAAACACTGGAGCTTGCGATATCATCTTCCCGACTTGGAAACGCCGCTGGAAGAGATCGACACGTTTCAAATCGCGACAGAGTTGTTCGTCAAACCAGACGATCGCTGGGAAGTCAACAATGTGGCCGATCGCTGTAAGAACATCGCCGAGGTCGGTCTGAACACGGCTTTGGCGATCGAGAAAGCGTATCGCGATGGCTCGCCGCTGCCGGAGATCCCCGACGAATTGAAAGAGGCGGTGTAG
- a CDS encoding family 10 glycosylhydrolase, with product MRCVSLCALTLVLLLPAISNAQTDTPTQTIRSTLRVAWGGSVEKRWRGTISLNAGKIQLLNLLGMEADEARAVLPAQGRVEINHLTPRIYDGFDIQVDAPAAAQLTIHLSGNPTEKAKTISIPIATLMQQPYQAALDEQGSRILIQRAPTDVIRTELNRDHLVFSPEESLRTTITGYQTQFPPNTTVETWVRVRPARTGRSIWEKKLTATVDGNGNLALGEAIEVEMPAEEGVYELVITMTEQRLSSLVFASKPTHQRVLQFVVIDPQLQYAPSQEEPRSLASFDPTAADWWPKLSKLASYNPWMKSKTSELHNSQTKTIEHNDRKWQQLQPGGWHAYPLPIEAIGAPLVVEVEYPTDLPQSMGVSIVEPDAAGMITPIGIDSGVEVSPPQPGVKPGEAKHRLVFWPRTNTPMLLLTCRDETNPSTFGRISVLAGRPKMPGAEEEESPATRPRDDDRLAIAFWDKPLFAKGFGSPEDLNVASNRSLEDWVTFLEGSNRVVEHMKRVGFNAACISVMSEGGALYPSPHFRSTPKFDKGLFFDDGRDPFKKDVAELLFRQFDRANLRLIPSMELNAPLARLEEARIRSANPNYAAPLNLLGQPAMDQLGNTVGEGAYYNPLNEDVQQSISDLVLDFISRYGHHPSFAGISLNLDSDGYALLPGPQWGMDENTLLLFAQTLPAVQQQIFANLPPDVKVRAEWVYTQQKEAWLQWRGERMFQLHSRLATILRSANSNAVLYLNTSGCFHGPHAKTRLTPELPRTVTTTDVLLELGIDARRYKAHPNIALLETNFVRPQGNEKRAQWYAHYQAAREEEVSYSDEDNRGVLHFHVPDTMHVAGFDQAKPFGRDGNFTWIASQFAGSGAEVRKPLVEHLALEDDLSIFYGGWMVPMGQDEALHEFLTVYKMLPRGNYHRLNVPQSQPLVIRKLTTGSETTLYFVNPTPWDLNATLTAQLPSDGTITPLASSQISRGPQPKGEGQWSISIPAYGLIACKVNVYDVAITGAKVYLPTGVMRTMRDELDALALRLRSIRSMPPVAILANGNFEQPSNGGEIPGWTTSSQAETAIGLEKVKVYEGLQSLRLQSNGPVVWARSEEIEIPKSRRMLLKMHLMNDNRAIQPNLRIVLDGYIGGQNVYRPVSVGSGTPFPLQAEWSEFAYPVLDLPPELDYAKVGFDMMGDGNVLVDRIEVYDVAFRDNEIAQLNKLVTLAYAKYQQADVGDCHRLLNSYWVKFLEEHVPIAPALAEKLEQTRAANLAQKKAAKEEPAPKTWLETFRSYTPRLPRFQ from the coding sequence GTGCGGTGTGTCTCGCTATGTGCGCTGACGCTTGTGCTGCTTCTGCCTGCGATCAGCAACGCCCAGACAGACACCCCAACCCAAACAATCCGCAGTACGCTGCGAGTCGCTTGGGGAGGATCGGTCGAAAAGCGTTGGCGCGGAACCATCTCGTTGAACGCCGGCAAAATTCAGCTGCTTAATTTGCTGGGAATGGAAGCGGATGAAGCCCGCGCGGTCCTGCCTGCTCAAGGGCGTGTCGAGATCAATCATCTCACTCCGCGGATTTACGATGGCTTCGACATTCAAGTCGATGCGCCAGCCGCCGCCCAGTTGACCATTCATCTCAGTGGCAACCCCACCGAGAAAGCGAAGACAATCTCGATTCCGATAGCGACGTTGATGCAGCAGCCCTATCAGGCCGCGCTCGACGAACAAGGCTCGCGAATTCTCATTCAGCGGGCTCCGACTGATGTCATTCGGACCGAACTCAATCGGGATCACCTCGTCTTTTCGCCGGAAGAATCGTTGCGAACGACCATTACCGGGTATCAGACGCAATTTCCCCCCAACACAACGGTCGAAACCTGGGTCCGCGTTCGTCCGGCTCGTACCGGTCGGAGTATCTGGGAAAAGAAATTGACCGCCACGGTCGATGGCAACGGCAATCTCGCGCTCGGGGAAGCGATCGAAGTGGAGATGCCCGCCGAGGAAGGCGTCTACGAGTTGGTTATCACCATGACCGAGCAGCGTCTTTCGAGCCTGGTGTTTGCCTCGAAACCGACCCATCAGCGGGTTCTGCAATTTGTCGTCATCGATCCGCAGCTGCAGTACGCTCCGAGTCAGGAAGAGCCTCGCTCGCTGGCGTCGTTCGATCCGACCGCCGCCGACTGGTGGCCGAAGCTTTCCAAGCTGGCGTCTTACAATCCTTGGATGAAGTCGAAAACGTCCGAGCTGCACAACAGTCAAACCAAGACGATCGAACACAACGACCGCAAATGGCAGCAGCTACAGCCGGGCGGTTGGCATGCTTACCCCTTGCCGATCGAGGCAATCGGGGCTCCGCTGGTTGTCGAAGTGGAATATCCGACCGATCTGCCACAGAGCATGGGGGTCAGTATTGTCGAGCCAGACGCGGCCGGCATGATCACGCCGATTGGTATCGATTCCGGCGTGGAAGTCTCGCCCCCGCAGCCGGGCGTCAAACCCGGTGAAGCGAAGCACCGACTTGTCTTCTGGCCCCGAACCAACACCCCGATGTTGCTTCTGACATGCCGAGATGAAACCAATCCATCCACCTTCGGTCGTATTAGCGTGTTGGCTGGTCGCCCGAAGATGCCAGGAGCGGAAGAGGAAGAATCACCGGCGACTCGTCCCCGCGACGACGATCGTTTGGCGATTGCATTCTGGGATAAGCCTCTGTTTGCCAAGGGCTTTGGTTCACCGGAGGATTTGAACGTTGCATCCAATCGCTCGCTGGAAGATTGGGTGACGTTCCTGGAAGGAAGTAACCGCGTTGTCGAGCACATGAAGCGTGTTGGTTTCAATGCGGCATGCATCAGCGTGATGAGCGAGGGCGGGGCTCTGTACCCTAGTCCCCATTTTCGTTCGACGCCGAAGTTCGATAAAGGCTTGTTCTTCGATGACGGCCGCGATCCTTTTAAGAAAGATGTTGCCGAGCTGCTGTTCCGGCAGTTCGATCGTGCTAATTTACGATTGATTCCTTCGATGGAACTCAATGCTCCACTGGCGCGATTGGAAGAGGCCCGCATTCGTTCCGCAAATCCGAACTATGCCGCTCCGCTGAATCTGCTTGGCCAACCGGCGATGGACCAGCTTGGGAACACGGTTGGCGAAGGTGCCTATTACAATCCATTGAACGAAGACGTGCAGCAGTCCATCAGCGACTTGGTGCTCGACTTCATCTCGCGTTACGGCCATCATCCATCGTTCGCAGGTATTTCGTTAAATCTCGACAGCGATGGCTATGCGTTGTTGCCTGGCCCGCAGTGGGGCATGGACGAGAACACGCTGCTATTGTTCGCTCAGACATTGCCGGCCGTTCAGCAGCAGATCTTCGCGAACTTGCCGCCCGATGTCAAAGTGCGTGCTGAATGGGTATACACCCAGCAGAAAGAAGCCTGGCTGCAATGGCGCGGCGAGCGAATGTTCCAGCTTCATTCCCGATTGGCGACGATCCTCCGCAGTGCGAATTCCAATGCGGTGCTGTACCTGAATACCTCCGGCTGTTTTCATGGGCCGCATGCGAAAACTCGCCTGACTCCTGAGCTGCCTCGCACGGTGACGACGACCGACGTTTTGTTGGAACTGGGGATCGATGCTCGGCGGTACAAAGCTCATCCGAACATTGCGTTGCTGGAAACCAACTTCGTTCGTCCCCAAGGAAACGAAAAGCGGGCTCAGTGGTATGCCCACTATCAAGCCGCTCGGGAAGAAGAGGTTTCATACTCCGACGAAGACAATCGTGGAGTGCTTCACTTTCATGTGCCCGACACAATGCATGTGGCCGGGTTCGATCAGGCCAAGCCGTTTGGGCGCGACGGCAACTTTACTTGGATCGCCTCGCAGTTTGCCGGCAGCGGCGCGGAAGTCCGAAAGCCGCTCGTCGAACACCTCGCTTTAGAAGATGATCTCAGCATCTTCTACGGTGGCTGGATGGTGCCGATGGGGCAGGACGAAGCCCTGCACGAATTCCTGACCGTCTACAAGATGTTGCCGCGTGGTAATTATCACCGCTTGAATGTGCCGCAATCGCAGCCCCTCGTAATACGTAAGCTGACGACTGGATCGGAAACAACGCTTTACTTCGTGAACCCTACGCCGTGGGATTTAAACGCCACGCTGACGGCTCAATTGCCGAGCGATGGGACGATCACACCGTTGGCTTCCAGTCAGATTTCACGCGGCCCGCAACCGAAAGGGGAAGGGCAGTGGAGTATCTCGATTCCTGCCTACGGCTTGATTGCCTGCAAGGTAAACGTTTACGACGTGGCAATCACCGGTGCCAAGGTTTACTTGCCAACCGGCGTCATGCGAACGATGCGTGACGAGTTGGATGCGTTGGCATTGCGGCTACGAAGCATTCGTTCGATGCCACCGGTGGCGATCCTGGCCAACGGAAACTTCGAGCAGCCTTCCAACGGCGGAGAGATCCCCGGATGGACAACCAGTAGCCAGGCCGAAACTGCCATCGGTTTGGAAAAAGTAAAAGTCTACGAAGGTCTTCAGTCACTTCGACTTCAAAGTAACGGCCCGGTGGTTTGGGCTCGCAGCGAAGAGATCGAGATTCCCAAGAGTCGTCGGATGCTGCTGAAGATGCATCTGATGAACGACAATCGGGCCATTCAGCCGAACCTGCGAATTGTGCTCGATGGTTACATTGGCGGGCAAAACGTTTATCGCCCAGTCTCTGTCGGCTCGGGCACTCCGTTTCCATTGCAAGCCGAATGGAGCGAGTTCGCTTATCCTGTGCTCGACTTGCCGCCGGAGCTCGACTACGCGAAAGTTGGCTTCGATATGATGGGAGACGGCAACGTACTTGTCGATCGGATCGAAGTTTACGACGTGGCGTTCCGCGATAATGAAATCGCTCAACTCAACAAGCTCGTAACGCTGGCATATGCCAAATACCAGCAAGCTGACGTAGGAGATTGCCATCGCTTGCTGAACAGCTATTGGGTGAAGTTCCTGGAAGAGCATGTACCGATTGCTCCAGCATTGGCTGAGAAGCTCGAGCAAACGCGTGCGGCGAACCTGGCACAAAAGAAAGCTGCCAAGGAAGAACCGGCTCCGAAGACCTGGCTCGAAACGTTCCGCAGTTACACGCCGCGGTTGCCTCGCTTCCAGTAG